From the genome of Thiofilum sp., one region includes:
- a CDS encoding RepB family plasmid replication initiator protein — MKDLIVKDNALINAGYSLTIVEQRIILLAIVEARRTNTGTKRPTPFNYSCR, encoded by the coding sequence ATGAAAGACCTAATTGTTAAAGACAACGCATTGATTAACGCTGGCTATAGTCTAACGATTGTTGAACAGCGCATTATTTTACTAGCCATTGTTGAGGCTAGACGAACCAATACTGGAACAAAGAGGCCAACACCCTTTAACTATTCATGCCGATAG
- a CDS encoding RepB family plasmid replication initiator protein: protein MRLDEPILEQRGQHPLTIHADSYITHFDAHKNTAYSALQEACKNLFERRFTYQEINKWKS from the coding sequence TTGAGGCTAGACGAACCAATACTGGAACAAAGAGGCCAACACCCTTTAACTATTCATGCCGATAGTTACATAACGCATTTTGATGCCCATAAAAATACTGCCTACAGTGCTCTACAAGAGGCGTGTAAAAATTTGTTTGAAAGACGATTTACTTATCAAGAGATCAATAAATGGAAATCTTGA